The following are from one region of the Lytechinus pictus isolate F3 Inbred chromosome 4, Lp3.0, whole genome shotgun sequence genome:
- the LOC129259465 gene encoding uncharacterized protein LOC129259465, giving the protein MADVADGIKERKYYFDENSEFGTDYTGYKLSSLLSQLQPHYDVIVIGSGYGGSIAASRCARAGKTVCVLERGKEWWPGDFPETLVEAAKNTQITQKDSGILETGKPTDLYDIIMGPEVTVVQGCGLGGTSLINANVGLDADPEVFEDKAWPQKLRHDVLNLNGADRDHVVSMLRPMKYPDSHPSLPKEAAMKKIAEGLLTDIEDLATNEIYKKLPLYVNFKKTKKNHIGLPQPACVGCGNCCSGCNTGAKNTLNMNYLPDAKAHGAYMFTEVQVQSIRRDESSGRWLVYYVPLGQDDFNEEERTVSAGTVILGAGSLGSTNILLQSAFYGLSLSPRLGEGFTTNGDALNFSYNGTEKIRPVGIALEDMAKKPNKGPGPCITGFLDMRRHLNGMPLEDGFVLQDGTPPSLLELPYKVLMKTSIGEDMSPCENELTEFLHSITGTAFKNTLAFLSMSHDSSTGRMRHDPANGRVWIDFPKIGEERNFQKIYDAARSATRVLKGEVIANPTWGGVIPKLKGTKGVVTVHPLGGCCMAESGKEGVVDHSGHVFKGDSAETYPGLLVVDGAVMPRSLGVNPTLTISMVAERCMRLLSESNGWTINYKFGKPLEKKPKSECKPGLKFTERMAGHLTVDHFPYPAEFTLTIESHDIEHMLEMDPEHKAAIHGTVTCKALHDKPLTVSNGVFHLFRKSDEHVETKEMTYDMNLHGGDKFYVFKGVKTVHKDSAVEIGMSDTTTLAIKVSEGSKPGGKEIGEGKLEMKFSDFIKQLSTLEVTCCCKKRLRMKWKAKFGSFFTGILVDSYGVFDPDGLSSPFSPDSEPRKRRPLNLNGITPEVHHFLATDGTPLVFTRYKGGDKGPILLLHGLGVTHRIFALDTVEVSLVEFLVKHGFDVWGLEMRFSIALQAHKKGSFISDPADKDIPPAVDFMMKVTGAPNIQVFAHCAGSATMHASLLGGHLTGKIRSMVISQVGFRFIVSRFNKLKANARLPKFLQCIGVKGMSAYSDIEDAWHRKFMNRVFDGISNITSESREQCDSDVCHRITFIYSLLWIHHNMNPSTHDTLHEWNGYVHSDIFKHFAHCTRQGFLDRIEDDAEPYLPDFHCPDRLNSEAYRKQMKHLDIPTVYFSGQDNHCWDPETTKQSYERCKEANPDQDYEWFMVPDYGHLDCIVGKDASDDVFPRFLPFLEKYAKPLKKS; this is encoded by the exons ATGGCAGATGTGGCAGACGGTATCAAGGAGAGAAAGTACTATTTTGACGAAAATTCG GAATTCGGTACAGATTACACCGGATACAAACTTTCCTCTCTGCTGAGTCAACTCCAGCCccattatgacgtcatcgtGATCGGATCCGGATATGGAGGGTCCATTGCAGCTAGCCGTTGCGCCCGAGCGGGCAAGACTGTTTGCGTCTTGGAGAGGGGCAAAGAATGGTGGCCAGGGGACTTTCCCGAAACACTGGTGGAAGCAGCGAAAAATACCCAAATTACTCAGAAAGATAGTGGGATATTAGAAACTG GTAAACCGACTGATCTATACGATATCATCATGGGACCAGAGGTGACCGTCGTTCAGGGATGTGGCCTTGGTGGGACATCACTCATCAACGCCAACGTCGGCCTGGATGCCGACCCTGAAGTCTTTGAAGACAAG GCCTGGCCGCAAAAGCTGCGCCATGACGTCCTCAACCTAAACGGCGCCGATCGTGATCACGTGGTATCGATGCTTCGACCAATGAAATACCCTGATAGCCACCCGTCACTCCCAAAGGAAGCAGCTATGAAGAAGATCGCAGAGGGACTGCTCACTGACATCGAAGACTTGGCAACCAATGAAATCTACAAGAA GCTACCGCTCTATGTGAATTtcaagaagacgaagaaaaaccACATCGGGTTACCGCAACCTGCTTGTGTCGGTTGCGGCAACTGTTGCAGCGGCTGTAACACTGGTGCCAAGAACACACTCAACATGAACTACCTACCCGATGCAAAGGCCCATGGCGCTTACATGTTTACAGAG GTTCAAGTACAGTCCATCAGAAGAGACGAATCATCTGGAAGATGGCTTGTGTACTATGTGCCTCTTGGTCAAGATGACTTTAACGAAGAGGAACGTACAGTATCCGCAGGGACAGTCATCCTTGGAGCAGGATCTCTTGGTTCTACCAACATTCTGCTCCAGTCAGCCTTCTATGGTTTGTCCCTCTCACCTAGACTTGGTGAAGGTTTCACCACAAACGGGGACGCCCTCAACTTCAGCTACAACGGCACCGAGAAGATCCGCCCGGTCGGAATAGCCTTAGAAGACATGGCAAAGAAGCCAAATAAAGGGCCTGGACCTTGCATCACCGGATTCTTGGACATGCGTAGACATCTGAACGGCATGCCTCTCGAGGATGGCTTCGTCCTTCAGGACGGCACACCTCCGTCTCTTCTGGAACTACCCTACAAGGTGCTCATGAAGACCTCGATAGGGGAAGACATGTCACCTTGTGAGAATGAACTCACAGAGTTCCTTCACTCCATTACCGGTACTGCTTTCAAGAACACTCTCGCGTTCCTTTCCATGAGCCATGACTCGAGCACAGGCCGGATGCGCCATGACCCAGCCAATGGCCGGGTCTGGATAGACTTCCCTAAGATAGGTGAGGAACGAAATTTCCAGAAGATCTATGATGCAGCAAGATCGGCAACAAGAGTTCTCAAAGGAGAGGTCATAGCGAATCCTACTTGGGGTGGTGTTATTCCGAAGCTCAAAGGCACCAAAGGTGTCGTGACCGTACACCCTCTTGGCGGATGCTGCATGGCAGAATCCGGAAAAGAAG GTGTGGTTGACCATTCTGGACACGTCTTTAAAGGAGATTCAGCTGAAACCTATCCCGGTCTTCTCGTCGTAGATGGCGCTGTCATGCCTCGAAGTCTTGGTGTAAATCCCACACTGACAATTAGTATGGTTGCAGAGAGATGCATGCGTCTCCTTTCTGAGAGTAATGGCTGGACAATCAACTACAAATTCGGTAAACCTCTAG AGAAGAAACCGAAGAGCGAGTGTAAACCTGGATTGAAGTTCACTGAACGCATGGCCGGCCACTTGACCGTTGATCATTTCCCGTATCCTGCTGAATTCACTCTGACTATTGAGAGTCACGACATCGAGCACATGCTCGAAATGGATCCCGAACACAAGGCAGCTATCCACGGGACAGTCACGTGTAAGGCATTACACGATAAACCCTTGACAGTCTCGAACGGAGTATTCCACTTATTCCGGAAGAGCGATGAACATGTCGAGACCAAGGAAATGACATATGACATGAATTTACATGGCGGAGACAAGTTCTATGTCTTCAAAGGTGTCAAGACCGTGCACAAAGACTCTGCGGTGGAAATAGGTATGAGCGATACGACGACACTTGCGATCAAGGTCTCGGAAGGATCCAAACCAGGCGGGAAGGAGATCGGTGAGGGAAAACTAGAGATGAAGTTCTCGGATTTCATCAAGCAATTGTCCACGTTGGAGGTGACCTGTTGCTGCAAGAAGAGGTTGAGGATGAAATGGAAAGCGAAGTTCGGAAGTTTCTTCACAGGCATTTTAGTGGATTCCTATGGCGTTTTTGATCCTGACGGTTTGAGCTCTCCATTCAGTCCCGATTCCGAGCCACGGAAGCGAAGGCCATTGAATTTGAACGGGATTACTCCCGAAGTACATCATTTCCTGGCTACCGACGGCACGCCACTCGTATTTACTAGATACAAAGGTGGGGATAAAGGACCTATTCTGTTGTTACACGGACTTGGCGTCACACATCGTATCTTTGCTCTTGACACGGTAGAAGTCAGTCTCGTCGAGTTCTTGGTGAAGCATGGCTTTGATGTCTGGGGCCTTGAGATGCGCTTCTCAATAGCCCTTCAGGCTCACAAGAAGGGGAGCTTCATCAGTGATCCTGCAGATAAAGACATTCCCCCAGCTGTAGACTTTATGATGAAGGTCACTGGGGCACCCAATATTCAAGTCTTCGCTCACTGCGCTGGATCGGCTACAATGCATGCCTCTCTTCTTGGTGGACACCTGACTGGGAAAATCCGCAGTATGGTTATTTCCCAAGTCGGCTTCCGCTTCATCGTCAGCAGGTTCAATAAGCTCAAGGCGAACGCACGCCTTCCGAAGTTTCTCCAATGCATAGGAGTGAAGGGCATGAGCGCTTACTCTGACATAGAGGATGCCTGGCATCGGAAGTTCATGAACCGAGTCTTTGATGGCATCTCAAATATCACGTCTGAGAGTCGAGAGCAATGTGATAGCGATGTCTGTCATCGGATAACGTTCATTTACAGTCTCCTCTGGATTCATCACAATATGAACCCATCAACGCACGACACTCTGCACGAATGGAATGGCTACGTCCACTCTGATATCTTCAAGCACTTTGCTCACTGTACCCGCCAAGGGTTCCTCGACAGAATTGAAGACGATGCAGAGCCGTACCTTCCCGATTTCCACTGTCCAGATAGGCTGAACTCCGAAGCATACCGAAAGCAGATGAAGCACCTGGACATTCCCACCGTGTACTTCAGCGGACAGGACAACCATTGTTGGGATCCAGAGACCACGAAGCAGAGCTACGAACGGTGCAAGGAAGCGAACCCAGATCAGGACTATGAGTGGTTCATGGTCCCTGACTATGGACATCTCGACTGCATCGTCGGGAAAGATGCATCTGACGATGTCTTCCCAAGATTCTTGCCATTCCTTGAAAAGTATGCAAAGCCGTTAAAAAAATCCTGA
- the LOC129259466 gene encoding leucine-rich repeat-containing protein 15-like translates to MASSRLHTGRQFRHKLEFFCSIVGLFLITYMSSVSLLVNAQYTSPMHSSCSDICQYDNWTKIANCSNRQLMAVPGTCNQARTLKMNNNRITRLNPYDLEDFTNLQFLYLGNNRLDNISSNAFVGLGKLEYLRLGGNCFSDLNGEMFRGLAKLQFLLVVEGCLENIAKETFKNLPNLGSLELGGNHLREPPCDAFGAGNALRSLTLSNNLIYSLPHHCFAELHLLRILDLGGNNLTEIRNSQVFSGLDNLKTLTLDKTNLVQLAEDSFINIPQIRHLYLTRNRLSNLPINVFANLLNLTFLNLSDNALDRVTLLFQNNLRLEIIDLSSNMITWIDPDTFKGLKYIQTVLLSSNRLKKVYNLIFETPWINITNLADNPLSCECAILDIGDWLDRNPGYEATCNSQGKDEYVGKVSLQSICDEYSHPSSIISGTRLIEFQGTPKPSTNISSTIATKPQSNGNSETYQSNTFHMTTIILVAIIVVIPVLLIMTLFGTVYYCRRILSTAKERSKDSIILTPPTSDLRVGLIGAHLPSTSSIKSTQLNAIRSEDGTMARTGDDDGVYEEFSDVDPMMSPSSVSKKTNNDFEMLHGSHTYFDVQDDSYVPYDPPRLPDRDNEYVNDIEKRSLKQESRSLKQESGYYVFSIKEPVYDSKIPK, encoded by the exons ATGGCTTCGTCGCGTCTTCATACCGGTCGCCAATTTCGACACAAGCTGGAATTTTTCTGCTCAATCGTAGGCCTTTTTCTAATTACCTATATGTCGTCTGTTTCCCTGTTAGTCAACGCCCAATATACGAGCCCGATGCATTCTTCCTGCTCAGATATCTGCCAGTATGACAACTGGACAAAAATCGCCAACTGCTCGAATCGGCAATTAATGGCAGTGCCAGGTACCTGCAACCAGGCAAGAACATTGAAGATGAACAATAATCGCATCACTCGCTTAAACCCCTACGACCTTGAAGATTTCACCAACCTCCAATTCCTTTATCTAGGAAATAACCGATTGGATAACATATCATCGAACGCATTCGTGGGTCTTGGGAAACTTGAATATCTCAGACTTGGGGGAAACTGTTTTTCCGACTTAAATGGTGAGATGTTTCGGGGTCTTGCCAAACTTCAGTTCCTTTTGGTTGTTGAGGGTTGCCTGGAAAACATTGCCAAGGAGACATTCAAGAACTTACCGAATCTTGGCTCGCTTGAACTCGGTGGAAATCATCTCCGGGAACCACCTTGTGATGCATTTGGTGCAGGGAATGCACTTCGATCCTTGACACTTTCAAACAATCTCATCTACTCTTTACCTCATCATTGCTTTGCAGAACTCCATCTTCTTAGGATACTAGATCTGGGCGGTAATAATCTGACAGAAATTAGAAATAGCCAAGTTTTCAGTGGCCTCGACAACTTGAAAACATTAACCCTGGATAAAACAAATTTGGTTCAGCTTGCAGAAGATTCATTTATTAATATTCCACAGATTCGACATCTTTATTTGACAAGAAATAGACTTTCTAATCTTCCGATTAATGTCTTCGCCAATCTCTTGAATCTTACATTCCTAAATCTGTCCGACAATGCTCTGGATCGTGTGACTTTATTGTTCCAAAACAACCTTCGCCTCGAGATCATTGACCTTTCATCCAACATGATCACATGGATAGATCCAGACACCTTCAAAGGCCTGAAATATATCCAGACCGTACTGTTGTCTTCAAACCGCTTGAAGAAAGTTTATAACCTGATCTTTGAGACACCGTGGATAAACATCACCAATCTTGCGGACAATCCACTTAGCTGCGAATGTGCCATACTGGACATAGGAGACTGGCTTGACCGAAATCCAGGTTATGAAGCAACCTGTAACTCTCAAGGAAAAGATGAATATGTTGGAAAAGTTTCTCTTCAGAGCATATGCGATGAATACAGCCATCCCAGTTCTATAATTTCTGGTACTCGTCTCATAGAATTCCAAGGTACACCGAAACCATCTACCAACATTTCTTCAACAATAGCAACGAAACCTCAATCCAATGGCAACTCTGAAACATACCAATCAAATACATTTCATATGACTACCATAATCCTGGTAGCCATCATAGTTGTTATCCCTGTACTTCTTATCATGACTCTCTTCGGCACCGTGTACTATTGCCGCAGGATCTTGTCAACAGCCAAAGAACGGTCAAAGGACAGTATTATCTTAACGCCACCCACATCAGATCTCCGAGTAGGACTCATTGGCGCCCATCTACCATCAACGAGCTCAATAAAGTCTACGCAATTGAATGCTATTCGGTCAGAGGATGGGACGATGGCGAGgactggtgatgatgatggtgtttaTGAAGAGTTTTCTGACGTCGATCCAATGATGAGTCCCTCAAGTGTTTCAAAG AAAACCAACAATGATTTCGAAATGCTCCACGGTTCGCATACCTACTTCGATGTCCAGGACGATAGTTACGTTCCCTATGACCCTCCTCGTTTGCCTGACAGGGACAACGAATACGTGAATGACATCGAGAAAAGAAGCCTTAAACAAGAATCAAGAAGCCTTAAACAAGAATCGGGCTATTATGTGTTCAGTATCAAGGAACCAGTGTATGATTCGAAGATTCCTAAATAG